In Miscanthus floridulus cultivar M001 chromosome 5, ASM1932011v1, whole genome shotgun sequence, one genomic interval encodes:
- the LOC136451905 gene encoding peroxidase 72-like, whose product MAASMMSHRCHMLLLCAVLLAGAVRGHPWGGLFPQFYDHSCPKAKEIVRSVVAQAVARETRMAASLVRLHFHDCFVKGCDASVLLDNSSSIVSEKGSNPNKNSLRGFEVVDDIKAALEAACPGVVSCADILALAARDSTALVGGPSWDVPLGRRDALGASVQGSNNDIPAPNNTLPTIVTKFRRQGLGVADVVALSGGHTIGMSRCTSFRQRLYNQTGNGVADTTLDVSYAAQLRRGCPRSGGDDNLFPLDLATPARFDNLYFKNILAGRGLLSSDEVLLTKSAETAALVKAYAADVNIFFQHFAQSMVKMGNISPLTGLQGEIRKNCRRINGNHY is encoded by the exons ATGGCGGCTTCCATGATGAGTCACCGTTGCCACATGCTGCTGCTCTGCGCCGTCCTCCTCGCCGGCGCCGTCCGTGGCCACCCTTGGGGCGGCCTGTTCCCGCAGTTCTACGACCACTCGTGCCCCAAGGCGAAGGAGATCGTGAGGTCCGTCGTGGCGCAGGCCGTCGCCAGGGAGACCAGGATGGCGGCGTCATTGGTCAGGCTGCATTTCCATGACTGCTTCGTCAAG GGCTGCGACGCTTCTGTGCTGCTGGACAACAGCAGCAGCATCGTGAGCGAGAAAGGCTCCAACCCCAACAAGAACTCGCTGCGGGGCTTCGAGGTGGTCGACGACATCAAGGCCGCGCTGGAGGCCGCGTGCCCGGGCGTCGTCTCCTGCGCCGACATCCTCGCCCTCGCCGCGCGCGACTCCACGGCCCTCGTCGGCGGTCCATCCTGGGACGTGCCGCTGGGGCGGAGGGATGCGCTGGGCGCCAGCGTGCAGGGCTCCAACAACGACATCCCGGCGCCCAACAACACGCTCCCCACCATCGTCACCAAGTTCAGGCGCCAGGGCCTGGGCGTCGCCGACGTCGTCGCGCTCTCCGGCGGCCACACCATCGGCATGTCCCGATGCACCAGCTTCCGCCAGAGGCTCTACAACCAGACGGGCAACGGCGTGGCGGACACAACGCTGGACGTCTCCTACGCGGCGCAGCTGAGGCGGGGCTGCCCGCGCTCCGGCGGCGACGACAACCTCTTCCCGCTCGACCTCGCCACCCCGGCCAGGTTCGACAACCTCTACTTCAAGAACATCCTGGCCGGAAGGGGCCTCCTCAGCTCCGACGAGGTGCTGCTCACCAAGAGCGCCGAGACGGCCGCGCTCGTCAAGGCCTACGCCGCGGACGTCAACATCTTCTTCCAGCACTTTGCGCAGTCGATGGTGAAGATGGGCAACATCTCGCCGCTGACGGGGCTGCAGGGAGAGATCAGGAAGAACTGCAGGAGGATTAACGGCAACCATTACTGA